One stretch of Methanobacteriaceae archaeon DNA includes these proteins:
- a CDS encoding DUF4012 domain-containing protein: protein MRTILKVFLLLMLVVASGATALFYGLNQTTEFNGSYKILLLAVDTTENQGTEGLGACDMAYVLNIVNGSVKDITPIYPGGMTSPTYTEPSQLGSGMLLLHDSLYGVNTTFGAERAQEIVEYNKGIKTNAVVMITPDAVDALLTAVGPIEVNGAPMSVNDSLGYIRDMTETDSSTQNRGNATSALMEPVLKAAKSNPATYISLAKVAIEQYNKGNIRVVPASLITKFTVSMGLNSLLGR from the coding sequence ATGAGAACAATTTTAAAAGTATTTTTACTGTTAATGCTAGTGGTGGCTAGTGGGGCCACGGCCTTATTTTATGGATTAAATCAAACTACAGAGTTTAATGGAAGTTACAAAATACTGCTATTAGCTGTTGATACCACAGAAAACCAGGGAACAGAAGGTCTGGGGGCCTGTGATATGGCCTATGTCCTTAATATAGTAAATGGTAGTGTAAAAGATATAACTCCTATTTACCCCGGTGGAATGACTAGTCCTACTTACACTGAACCCTCGCAATTAGGTTCTGGTATGTTGTTGCTTCACGATTCCTTGTATGGCGTAAATACCACCTTCGGTGCAGAAAGGGCTCAGGAAATAGTGGAATATAATAAAGGAATTAAAACCAATGCCGTGGTTATGATAACACCCGATGCAGTAGATGCGCTTTTAACCGCCGTAGGACCTATAGAAGTAAATGGTGCCCCAATGAGTGTTAATGATTCGCTGGGTTATATTAGAGATATGACTGAAACTGACTCCAGTACTCAAAATAGAGGTAATGCTACATCGGCACTGATGGAACCAGTTCTAAAAGCTGCTAAAAGTAATCCTGCTACTTATATTAGCCTGGCCAAAGTTGCAATTGAACAATATAATAAAGGAAATATTCGAGTAGTACCCGCTAGCTTAATTACAAAATTTACAGTTTCCATGGGACTTAATTCATTGCTAGGGAGGTAG
- the lon gene encoding endopeptidase La, producing the protein MRELNLKDELSVLVIPDMVLLHETDMNLKIGKQIGSEIYNRVSKDDFYGIALAVKEGINRSVYSESDFYRTGTLVKILNAKEMRDFYHLKVEIIERVEIDEMMSEGRNYRATYHLSPDIDDLDEENKKETLKHIRYIVSEISENFKGSQAYVEKISKLNDLNQALAYVFPYLHLSLPQKQDLLEIRSLKEKSLKFLDILIEQKESLKYQMEMASRVNDEMNKKHREVMLKEQLKAIQDELNDSNGEGNKKDYREQIEAANMPEEVKEVALEEVAKLERQGPHSSEENVIRNYLDLLVALPWGDTEIKEIDIEAARKILDDQHYGLDKVKDRIIQHLTVMKLKQNKQGSILLLVGPPGTGKTSLGKSIAEALERKYVRISLGGVKDESEIRGHRRTYLGALPGRIVQGMKRAGERNPVFILDEVDKLMPSYSGDPASALLEVLDPEQNNTFSDHYLEVPYDLSDVFFIATANSLRDIPGPLRDRMEIIEIGSYTSHEKYHIGKNHVMAEVLEEHGLDENQLQITDEALKTIIEKYTREAGVRGLKRQLSAVARVASEKVVSGKDELPYVVTEDMLYDVLGHELTQYHQAGKINPPGVVTGLAWTPVGGDILFIEGAFMPGKGKLTLTGQLGDVMKESAKISQSLIRSRLAINLKAVEFDKKDLHIHVPSGAIPKDGPSAGVALLTTIASLVTNHEVDPKLAMTGEISLRGAVLPVGGIKEKVLAAHRAGINRIILPIDNKKDLDDVPDDVKAEIEFILVETVEDVIRETIDIELPKPLMLEMNTGSITGGAGV; encoded by the coding sequence ATGAGAGAACTAAACTTAAAAGATGAATTATCTGTACTCGTTATACCCGACATGGTCTTATTACATGAAACTGATATGAATTTAAAAATTGGAAAACAAATTGGGAGTGAAATTTATAATCGGGTCTCCAAAGACGATTTTTATGGAATAGCTTTAGCAGTCAAAGAAGGAATTAATAGAAGCGTATATTCTGAATCTGACTTTTATAGGACTGGTACTTTAGTTAAAATCTTAAATGCTAAAGAAATGAGAGATTTCTATCATTTGAAAGTTGAAATAATTGAAAGAGTTGAAATTGATGAAATGATGTCTGAGGGAAGGAATTACCGGGCCACATATCATTTAAGTCCAGATATAGATGATTTAGATGAAGAAAACAAGAAAGAAACCCTCAAACACATTAGATACATTGTATCTGAGATAAGTGAAAATTTCAAAGGATCTCAGGCCTATGTTGAGAAAATTTCTAAGCTAAATGATCTCAACCAGGCACTGGCCTATGTATTTCCTTACCTACATCTGTCTCTTCCACAAAAACAGGACTTACTGGAAATACGATCTCTAAAAGAGAAGAGTCTAAAATTCCTTGATATCTTGATTGAACAAAAGGAATCTTTAAAATATCAAATGGAAATGGCATCTCGAGTAAATGATGAGATGAATAAAAAACACCGGGAAGTAATGCTAAAAGAGCAGCTCAAAGCTATTCAGGATGAATTAAACGATTCAAATGGCGAAGGAAATAAAAAAGATTACCGTGAACAAATTGAAGCAGCTAATATGCCGGAAGAGGTCAAAGAGGTTGCCTTAGAAGAAGTGGCCAAACTGGAAAGACAAGGCCCACACAGCTCTGAGGAAAATGTTATCCGTAACTATTTAGACTTACTGGTTGCTCTTCCATGGGGAGATACTGAAATAAAAGAAATAGACATTGAAGCAGCTCGAAAGATACTTGATGATCAACACTATGGCTTAGATAAAGTTAAAGATCGTATAATTCAGCATTTAACGGTCATGAAACTGAAACAGAACAAACAAGGATCCATATTACTTTTAGTTGGACCTCCAGGAACTGGAAAAACAAGTTTAGGTAAAAGTATAGCTGAAGCACTGGAGCGGAAGTATGTCCGAATCAGTCTGGGTGGAGTTAAAGATGAATCTGAAATCAGAGGTCACCGAAGAACCTATCTTGGTGCATTGCCAGGTAGAATTGTTCAAGGAATGAAACGTGCCGGCGAGCGGAACCCAGTCTTCATTCTGGACGAGGTTGACAAACTAATGCCCTCCTACAGCGGAGACCCGGCCAGCGCCCTTTTAGAAGTTCTGGACCCTGAACAGAATAATACCTTCTCTGACCACTACTTAGAAGTGCCTTATGACCTATCTGATGTATTCTTTATAGCCACGGCTAACTCCTTAAGAGATATCCCCGGGCCACTACGTGACCGGATGGAAATCATAGAAATTGGCAGTTACACCAGCCATGAGAAGTACCATATAGGTAAAAACCATGTTATGGCTGAAGTCTTAGAAGAACACGGTTTAGATGAGAATCAACTCCAAATTACAGATGAGGCATTAAAAACCATAATCGAGAAATATACTCGTGAAGCAGGTGTAAGAGGCCTTAAACGTCAGTTATCTGCAGTGGCCCGTGTCGCCTCTGAAAAAGTAGTTTCAGGTAAGGATGAATTACCCTATGTGGTTACGGAAGACATGCTATATGATGTTTTAGGTCATGAATTGACTCAGTATCATCAAGCTGGTAAAATTAATCCTCCAGGAGTAGTCACTGGCCTGGCCTGGACTCCGGTTGGTGGGGATATTCTCTTCATTGAAGGGGCATTCATGCCAGGTAAAGGTAAATTAACTCTCACGGGTCAATTAGGTGATGTAATGAAGGAATCTGCAAAGATTTCCCAGAGTTTAATCCGTTCCCGTCTGGCCATTAATTTGAAGGCGGTTGAATTCGATAAAAAGGATCTTCACATCCACGTTCCATCTGGTGCCATTCCTAAAGATGGTCCTTCTGCAGGTGTAGCTTTGTTGACCACTATAGCTTCTTTAGTGACCAACCATGAGGTTGATCCGAAGCTGGCCATGACTGGTGAGATCTCTTTAAGAGGCGCAGTCTTACCAGTGGGTGGAATTAAAGAAAAGGTTTTGGCTGCCCATCGTGCTGGAATTAACCGGATAATTCTACCAATTGACAATAAAAAAGACTTGGATGATGTACCGGATGATGTTAAAGCAGAAATCGAGTTCATACTTGTGGAAACGGTAGAAGATGTTATTCGAGAAACTATTGACATTGAACTACCTAAACCTTTAATGCTGGAAATGAACACCGGTTCTATTACTGGCGGGGCTGGAGTTTAA
- a CDS encoding metalloregulator ArsR/SmtB family transcription factor, producing MLRINSEYTCDISEELEELFKALGNINRLLLIYSLASGEIEAVNVSEMARMMGLTQPAASQHLKVLKTAKILNAEKQGNQIYYTFNQEALIKHKIKVDFLFGCVLTKCDCLEKKRNK from the coding sequence ATGCTGAGGATAAATTCTGAATATACTTGTGATATTTCAGAAGAATTAGAAGAACTTTTTAAAGCACTGGGTAACATTAACCGGCTTTTATTGATTTATTCCCTGGCTTCAGGGGAGATAGAAGCAGTCAATGTGTCTGAAATGGCCCGGATGATGGGCTTAACCCAACCTGCAGCATCGCAGCATCTAAAAGTGCTTAAAACTGCTAAAATCCTTAATGCTGAAAAACAAGGCAATCAAATTTATTACACATTTAACCAGGAAGCACTGATAAAACACAAAATAAAGGTAGATTTCCTTTTTGGATGTGTTTTAACCAAGTGTGACTGTTTAGAAAAAAAGAGGAACAAATAA
- the galE gene encoding UDP-glucose 4-epimerase GalE produces the protein MILVVGGAGYIGSHVNKVLHENGEETLVLDNLSYGHEEFVKWGKFVKGDLSNTELLTNIFEKYTIDAVMHFAAFTYVGESVEDPQKYYVNNLKNTLDLLDVMKEFNVNKFIFSSTCAVYGEPQKLPLSEDHPLNPMSPYGNSKLMVEKILEDYSKAYDLNYVSLRYFNAAGADPSSEIGEWHNPETHLIPLVLDAASGRRESVSIYGTDYPTPDGTCIRDYIHVLDLAQAHYKALKYLNEKNKSQVFNLGNGNGFSVKEVIQACQEVTGNQIKVIEDELRPGDPPILVGSSKKAYEVLGWNPQWTDLHDIISTAWDWYQKLYINNDNL, from the coding sequence ATGATATTAGTTGTAGGTGGAGCAGGTTACATAGGCTCCCATGTAAATAAAGTGCTTCATGAAAATGGAGAAGAGACTCTGGTACTGGATAATCTTAGCTATGGCCATGAAGAGTTTGTTAAATGGGGAAAATTTGTGAAAGGTGACTTATCCAATACAGAACTCCTAACAAATATATTTGAAAAATATACAATTGATGCGGTGATGCACTTTGCAGCATTTACCTATGTAGGAGAATCTGTAGAAGACCCCCAAAAATATTATGTTAATAATCTTAAAAATACCCTCGACCTTTTGGATGTAATGAAGGAGTTTAATGTAAATAAATTTATATTTTCATCAACCTGTGCCGTTTATGGTGAGCCTCAAAAACTACCACTAAGTGAGGACCATCCCTTAAATCCTATGAGCCCCTATGGAAATTCGAAATTAATGGTTGAAAAAATCCTGGAAGATTATTCAAAGGCCTATGATTTGAATTATGTTTCTTTAAGATATTTCAATGCAGCAGGAGCTGACCCCTCATCAGAAATAGGAGAATGGCACAATCCTGAAACTCATTTAATACCATTAGTACTGGATGCTGCTTCAGGAAGAAGAGAATCTGTGAGCATTTATGGAACAGATTATCCTACTCCAGATGGAACTTGTATTAGAGATTATATTCATGTTCTTGATCTGGCCCAGGCCCATTATAAAGCACTAAAATACTTGAATGAAAAAAATAAAAGTCAAGTATTTAATTTAGGTAATGGAAATGGTTTTTCAGTTAAAGAAGTAATTCAAGCTTGTCAGGAAGTAACTGGAAATCAAATTAAAGTTATAGAAGATGAACTTCGGCCTGGAGATCCTCCTATTTTAGTGGGAAGTTCCAAAAAAGCATATGAAGTACTAGGCTGGAATCCTCAATGGACAGATCTCCATGATATTATATCCACCGCATGGGACTGGTACCAAAAGTTATATATTAACAATGACAATCTTTAA
- a CDS encoding tetratricopeptide repeat protein translates to MARRKAQRELEKGIGLKDKGEFFDALQHMQNALEIFSDAGNAEKTADTLLEMGKTYCQMGENDFAQESYYNSLELYKDTEDLIGEGYAYVGMAEIQEKRNRYDEARNTYHKAIKKFKKAGDSEKEAKVISHLASTLEAQGAYHDAIYEHERSLEINKKEKDLASELYNYGRILKLKNKIKANRPTSSEFLILIGYLGLLILGELFTTYFDMKIGLLIHFSVLAALLVQSSLTPSYTYATLLRSMMVLPIIRIIGLTMPLMNIPTLYLFPIIAIPLFASSIALMKIQGINRKRVGLIGGNLKVQLIIALTGPFLGFIEYNILHPLPLIHTFDVTNLLFGVIILTISTGLAEELLFRGIVQKNAEDVLGMALGLLYTALLFTSLHIGWNSLTDLIFVFCVAIFYGYSFQKTRSILGITISHGLSNSVLFLVMPFLIF, encoded by the coding sequence TTGGCAAGGCGAAAAGCACAAAGGGAACTGGAAAAAGGAATTGGCCTTAAAGATAAAGGTGAATTCTTTGATGCCCTTCAGCACATGCAAAATGCACTGGAAATATTTTCTGATGCAGGAAATGCTGAGAAAACTGCAGACACCTTGTTAGAAATGGGTAAAACCTATTGTCAAATGGGTGAAAATGATTTTGCCCAAGAAAGTTACTATAATTCATTAGAACTTTATAAAGACACTGAAGATCTTATTGGTGAGGGTTATGCTTATGTAGGTATGGCTGAAATTCAAGAAAAAAGAAATAGGTATGATGAAGCCCGTAATACATATCACAAGGCCATAAAGAAATTTAAAAAAGCTGGTGACAGTGAAAAAGAAGCTAAGGTTATTTCACACTTAGCCAGTACTCTTGAAGCTCAAGGTGCCTACCATGACGCCATCTATGAACACGAACGTTCATTAGAAATTAATAAAAAAGAAAAAGATCTTGCAAGCGAACTATACAACTATGGACGTATCTTAAAGCTTAAAAATAAAATAAAAGCAAATAGGCCTACAAGCTCTGAATTTTTAATTTTAATAGGATATCTAGGACTTTTAATTCTGGGAGAATTATTTACAACATATTTTGACATGAAAATCGGATTGCTAATTCACTTTTCAGTATTAGCTGCTCTGCTAGTTCAATCATCTTTAACACCATCTTATACCTATGCTACTCTTCTTAGATCAATGATGGTACTGCCCATAATACGTATTATTGGGCTTACCATGCCCCTAATGAACATACCTACTCTTTACCTATTTCCTATAATTGCTATACCTTTATTTGCATCTTCCATTGCCTTGATGAAAATTCAAGGTATAAATAGAAAAAGAGTAGGACTAATAGGAGGTAATCTAAAAGTTCAACTTATAATTGCATTAACCGGCCCATTTTTAGGGTTTATTGAATACAACATACTACATCCCTTACCTTTAATCCATACTTTTGATGTCACCAATCTATTATTTGGTGTTATAATTCTTACCATATCCACTGGTCTGGCCGAAGAGCTATTATTCAGAGGGATAGTACAAAAAAATGCCGAAGATGTGTTAGGAATGGCCTTAGGATTATTATATACTGCATTACTATTTACCAGTCTCCACATTGGCTGGAACTCCCTTACGGATTTGATATTTGTATTCTGTGTAGCGATATTCTATGGTTATTCATTCCAAAAAACCAGAAGCATTCTGGGGATTACCATTTCTCACGGACTTTCTAATTCAGTCTTATTCTTAGTAATGCCATTTTTAATATTCTAA
- the galU gene encoding UTP--glucose-1-phosphate uridylyltransferase GalU: protein MKAVIPAAGLGTRFLPATKAQPKEMLPVFDKPTIQYVVEEAVASGIDDILIVTGKGKRSIEDHFDRSFELEYILKENDKDEYLREVEAISELADIYYVRQKEQKGLGDAIYCARKHIDGEPFAVLLGDTITRSEVPCTKQLMDVYEKYGSSAIAVEEVPVDKVERYGIIKGQEKDENLYLIEDMVEKPAVDEAPSNLAIMGRYVLDSKIFDHIDDVPPGFGGEIQLTDAMRLLDDIYGYVFQGKTYDIGNKVEWLKTSLEFAFEQPEAKKELTEYLNDLLGCN from the coding sequence ATGAAAGCAGTTATACCCGCAGCAGGCCTAGGTACTCGATTTTTACCAGCTACCAAAGCCCAGCCTAAAGAAATGTTACCAGTATTTGACAAACCAACTATCCAGTATGTGGTGGAAGAGGCCGTGGCCTCCGGAATAGATGATATACTGATTGTAACTGGTAAAGGAAAAAGGTCTATTGAGGATCATTTTGACCGCTCATTTGAACTTGAATATATTTTAAAAGAAAATGATAAAGATGAGTACTTGAGGGAAGTTGAAGCTATCTCTGAGTTAGCTGATATTTACTATGTCCGCCAAAAAGAACAGAAAGGTTTAGGAGATGCTATTTATTGTGCTCGTAAGCATATAGATGGAGAGCCTTTTGCTGTTTTATTAGGGGATACCATAACTCGATCTGAGGTTCCGTGCACTAAACAACTCATGGATGTCTATGAAAAATATGGTTCGTCAGCCATTGCCGTAGAAGAAGTTCCTGTAGATAAAGTAGAACGATATGGAATTATTAAGGGTCAGGAAAAGGATGAAAATCTTTACTTGATTGAAGACATGGTTGAAAAACCAGCTGTAGATGAAGCACCTTCTAATCTAGCCATCATGGGTAGATATGTGCTTGATAGCAAGATATTTGATCACATTGATGATGTACCTCCTGGTTTTGGAGGGGAAATTCAATTAACCGATGCTATGAGACTTCTGGATGATATTTATGGCTATGTTTTTCAGGGAAAGACTTATGATATTGGTAATAAAGTTGAATGGCTGAAAACATCTTTAGAATTCGCTTTTGAACAACCAGAAGCAAAAAAAGAATTAACTGAATATTTAAATGATTTATTGGGTTGTAATTAA